From a region of the Mycolicibacterium sp. MU0050 genome:
- the rplL gene encoding 50S ribosomal protein L7/L12, with protein MAKLSTDELLDAFKELTLLELSEFVKKFEETFEVTAAAPVAVAAAPAAGGGAAAEAAEEQSEFDVILEGAGDKKIGVIKVVREIVSGLGLKEAKDLVDSAPKPLLEKVAKEAAEEAKTKLEAAGATVTVK; from the coding sequence ATGGCAAAGCTCAGCACTGACGAACTGCTCGACGCATTCAAGGAACTGACCCTGCTCGAGCTCTCCGAGTTCGTGAAGAAGTTCGAGGAGACCTTCGAGGTCACCGCGGCCGCCCCGGTCGCCGTTGCCGCGGCCCCCGCCGCCGGTGGTGGCGCTGCCGCCGAGGCCGCCGAGGAGCAGTCGGAATTCGACGTCATCCTCGAGGGCGCCGGCGACAAGAAGATCGGCGTCATCAAGGTTGTCCGCGAGATCGTTTCGGGCCTGGGCCTGAAGGAGGCCAAGGATCTGGTCGACAGCGCGCCCAAGCCGCTGCTCGAGAAGGTCGCCAAGGAGGCCGCCGAGGAAGCCAAGACCAAGCTCGAGGCTGCCGGCGCGACGGTCACCGTCAAGTAG
- the rplJ gene encoding 50S ribosomal protein L10, with product MAKAEKATAVAEITEQFKASTATVITEYRGLTVANLVELRRSLGESATYSVAKNTLVKRAASEAGIEGLDELFVGPTAIAFINGEPVDAAKALKKFAKDNKALVIKGGYMDGKALSVAEVERIADLESREVLLAKLAGAMKANLTKAAGLFNAPASQVARLAAALQDKRAAEAPAEAAAEAPAEAAADAPAAEAAAETTE from the coding sequence ATGGCCAAGGCTGAAAAGGCTACCGCCGTTGCAGAGATCACCGAGCAGTTCAAAGCCTCGACTGCCACCGTCATCACCGAGTACCGCGGGCTGACCGTGGCGAACCTGGTCGAGCTGCGCCGGTCGCTCGGCGAGTCGGCCACCTACTCGGTGGCCAAGAACACGCTGGTCAAGCGTGCGGCCTCGGAGGCGGGCATCGAGGGGCTCGACGAGCTGTTCGTCGGTCCGACGGCAATCGCGTTCATCAACGGCGAGCCGGTCGACGCGGCCAAGGCGCTGAAGAAGTTCGCCAAGGACAACAAGGCCCTGGTCATCAAGGGCGGCTACATGGACGGCAAGGCGCTGTCCGTCGCCGAGGTCGAGCGCATCGCCGATCTCGAGTCGCGCGAGGTGCTGCTGGCCAAGCTGGCCGGTGCCATGAAGGCCAACCTCACCAAGGCCGCCGGGCTGTTCAACGCCCCGGCCTCGCAGGTCGCCCGCCTGGCCGCCGCCCTCCAGGACAAGCGCGCTGCCGAGGCTCCGGCCGAAGCTGCTGCGGAGGCTCCGGCCGAGGCGGCTGCGGACGCCCCCGCCGCCGAGGCTGCCGCCGAGACAACCGAATAG
- a CDS encoding ROK family protein: MSDLTLALDIGGTKISAGLVDRGGDLVRTEELPTPRGAGAEAVWRVVEELIVRSTTGAPVRGVGVASAGPIDLPAGTVSPINVPAWRDFPVRERVAATLGGLPVRLAGDGLCMALGEHWRGAGQGARFLLGLVVSTGVGGGLVLDGAPYAGRTGNAGHVGHVVVDVAGPPCSCGGHGCVETIAAGPKMVAWARENGWAASPDADAQVLAVAAAAGDAVAVQAFERAATAVAATIASVAAVCDLDRVVIGGGVARSGAILFEPLRAALGRFTGLGFLAGLTVRPARLGAAAGLVGAAALLREA; the protein is encoded by the coding sequence ATGAGTGACCTCACGCTGGCCCTCGACATCGGCGGCACCAAGATCTCCGCGGGTCTGGTCGACCGCGGCGGGGACCTGGTGCGCACCGAAGAGTTGCCGACCCCGCGCGGTGCGGGCGCCGAGGCGGTGTGGCGAGTGGTCGAGGAGTTGATCGTGCGGAGCACCACCGGGGCGCCGGTGCGTGGTGTGGGCGTCGCCTCGGCCGGGCCGATCGACCTGCCGGCGGGCACCGTGAGCCCCATCAACGTGCCCGCCTGGCGGGATTTTCCGGTCCGGGAGCGGGTGGCCGCGACGCTCGGCGGCCTGCCGGTGCGGTTGGCGGGCGACGGACTGTGTATGGCCCTCGGTGAACACTGGCGCGGCGCCGGACAGGGCGCGCGGTTCCTGTTGGGTCTGGTGGTCTCCACCGGGGTCGGTGGCGGCCTGGTCCTCGACGGCGCGCCGTATGCCGGTCGGACCGGCAACGCCGGACACGTCGGCCACGTGGTGGTCGACGTCGCCGGCCCGCCGTGCAGCTGCGGCGGTCACGGTTGCGTCGAGACCATCGCGGCGGGACCGAAGATGGTCGCCTGGGCGCGCGAAAACGGTTGGGCGGCATCGCCGGACGCCGACGCCCAGGTCTTGGCCGTGGCCGCCGCGGCCGGCGACGCTGTCGCGGTGCAGGCCTTCGAGCGCGCGGCCACGGCGGTGGCGGCGACGATCGCCTCGGTGGCGGCGGTGTGCGATCTGGATCGGGTGGTGATCGGCGGCGGGGTGGCCCGTTCCGGTGCCATCCTGTTCGAGCCGCTGCGCGCCGCGCTGGGCCGGTTCACCGGGCTCGGTTTCCTGGCCGGGTTGACGGTGCGGCCCGCCCGACTCGGCGCGGCGGCGGGTCTGGTGGGCGCGGCGGCGTTGCTGCGCGAGGCCTGA
- a CDS encoding YafY family protein, with amino-acid sequence MSETTSRVLRLLGLLQSRRVWTGRELAERLGVTGRSVRRDIDRLRELGYPVHASPGQGGGYQLGAGAALPPLLLDGDEAVAVAVCLGLAAGGSVAGIGESALRALSKLDQVMPARLRSQVSAVHEATVTLSSRSEAAVEPKVLMTLARACRDREHVSLRYTALRGAVTQRRVEPYQLVTTGRRWYLLAYDRDRADWRSLRLDRMSDLSALGTTFVAREAPDAAAFVGRAISSSPYRYVARVRYRCPHDVVAQHFSPSSATIEPEGPESCLVTTGGDEPERMVLWLASIGRDFEILEPPEVIAAAQQMGQRLAGAASAGDR; translated from the coding sequence GTGTCCGAAACGACCAGCCGCGTGCTGCGGCTGCTCGGTCTGCTGCAATCCCGACGGGTGTGGACCGGGCGTGAACTCGCCGAGCGCCTCGGCGTGACCGGACGCAGCGTGCGTCGCGACATCGACCGCCTGCGGGAGCTCGGATATCCGGTGCACGCGAGCCCCGGCCAGGGCGGTGGTTATCAACTCGGCGCCGGCGCCGCGCTGCCGCCGTTGCTGCTCGACGGGGACGAGGCCGTCGCCGTGGCGGTGTGCCTGGGGCTGGCCGCCGGGGGAAGCGTGGCCGGGATCGGCGAATCCGCGCTGCGTGCCCTGTCGAAGCTCGACCAGGTGATGCCGGCGCGGCTGCGCTCCCAGGTGTCGGCGGTCCACGAGGCGACCGTGACGCTGAGTTCCCGTAGCGAGGCGGCGGTGGAGCCCAAGGTGCTGATGACGCTGGCGCGGGCCTGCCGGGACCGGGAACACGTCAGCCTGCGGTACACGGCGTTGCGCGGCGCGGTGACCCAGCGGCGCGTGGAGCCCTATCAGCTGGTGACCACCGGGCGACGGTGGTATCTGCTGGCCTACGACCGCGACCGCGCCGACTGGCGCAGCCTGCGGCTCGATCGGATGTCGGACCTCAGCGCGCTGGGCACCACCTTCGTGGCGCGCGAGGCGCCGGACGCCGCCGCCTTCGTCGGCCGCGCGATCAGCAGCTCGCCGTACCGTTACGTGGCCCGCGTTCGGTATCGCTGCCCCCACGACGTTGTCGCGCAACACTTTTCGCCCAGCTCGGCGACCATCGAGCCCGAGGGGCCGGAATCCTGCCTGGTGACGACCGGCGGCGACGAACCGGAACGGATGGTCCTCTGGCTGGCGTCGATCGGCCGCGACTTCGAGATCCTCGAGCCGCCGGAGGTGATCGCCGCCGCCCAGCAGATGGGCCAGCGGCTGGCCGGCGCCGCTAGTGCTGGTGACCGCTGA
- a CDS encoding DinB family protein: MTPPTLVNSLVDQLEWHWTQQLRPRLAGLTDDEYRWAPVPDCWTVHPDGSIDFTYPPPDPPPFTTIAWRLAHVIVGVLAVRNHAHFDGPPADYQSWSYAPDAETALDQLDDAYRNWITGVRSLTPADLERAVGPAEGPWRDRPMIDLVLHIHREVIHHGAEVSLLRDLYAHNKKES; the protein is encoded by the coding sequence ATGACACCGCCCACCTTGGTGAACTCGCTGGTCGACCAACTCGAGTGGCACTGGACGCAGCAACTGCGGCCCCGGCTGGCCGGCCTGACCGACGACGAGTACCGCTGGGCCCCGGTACCGGACTGCTGGACAGTGCATCCCGACGGCTCCATCGACTTCACCTATCCCCCGCCCGACCCGCCCCCGTTCACGACGATCGCCTGGCGACTGGCCCACGTCATCGTCGGGGTCCTGGCCGTGCGCAACCATGCGCACTTCGACGGCCCGCCCGCCGACTACCAGAGCTGGAGCTACGCCCCCGATGCCGAGACCGCGCTGGACCAACTCGACGACGCCTACCGCAACTGGATCACGGGCGTGCGCAGCCTGACCCCGGCCGACCTCGAGCGCGCCGTCGGCCCCGCGGAGGGGCCGTGGCGCGACCGCCCCATGATCGACCTCGTCCTGCACATCCACCGCGAGGTGATCCACCACGGCGCCGAAGTGTCCCTGTTACGAGATCTCTACGCACACAACAAGAAAGAGAGCTGA
- a CDS encoding DinB family protein — translation MPAMPPPVVDERAGLKEYLRAQQQAFHAVAFGLTDEQARATPTVSALSIGGLIKHVTNCQRSWLRRAAAAPGMRDDDRRPMTDQAADYADEFVMTETETLAQLLARFADGNAEALALVDTVDLGAAVPVPKGVPWFPKDLEAWSVRWVLFHLIEELARHAGHADIIREALDGATLYELIAAHEGWEPTPWLTPWAKG, via the coding sequence ATGCCCGCCATGCCGCCCCCCGTCGTCGACGAACGCGCCGGCCTCAAGGAGTACCTCCGCGCGCAGCAACAGGCCTTCCACGCCGTCGCTTTCGGCCTGACCGACGAGCAGGCCCGCGCCACGCCGACAGTCAGCGCCCTGTCGATCGGCGGGCTCATCAAACACGTCACGAATTGCCAGCGCAGCTGGCTGCGGCGCGCCGCGGCCGCCCCCGGGATGCGCGACGACGACCGGCGCCCCATGACCGACCAGGCCGCCGACTACGCCGACGAGTTCGTCATGACCGAGACCGAGACGCTTGCGCAGCTCCTGGCCCGGTTCGCCGACGGCAACGCCGAGGCGCTGGCCCTGGTCGACACCGTGGATCTGGGCGCCGCGGTACCGGTCCCCAAGGGGGTGCCGTGGTTCCCGAAGGACCTCGAAGCCTGGTCGGTGCGTTGGGTGCTGTTCCACCTGATCGAGGAGCTGGCCCGGCACGCCGGGCACGCCGACATCATCCGCGAGGCGCTCGACGGCGCCACCCTCTACGAGCTGATCGCCGCACACGAGGGCTGGGAACCCACGCCGTGGCTGACACCGTGGGCGAAGGGGTGA
- a CDS encoding AarF/ABC1/UbiB kinase family protein, with the protein MSSTNHHREVVKLDRVPLPFEAARVGTTGWQLTRTAARVAKRLPGRGSLQTKVIKEIPQAFADLGPTYVKFGQIIASSPGAFGEPLSREFRTLLDSVPPADPEQVQKLFREELGDEPRKLFKHFEERPFASASIAQVHFATLHSGEDVVVKIQRPGIRRRVAADLQILKRFAQVVEFAKMGRRLSAQDVVADFSDNLAEELDFRIEAQSMEAWVSHLHSSPLGKNIKVPDVHWDFTTQRVLTMERVHGVRIDDVAAIRKQNFDGTELVKALLFSTFEGGLRHGLFHGDLHAGNLLVDDQGRIVFLDFGIMGRIDPRTRWLLRELIYALLVKKDHAAAGKIVVLLGAVGTVKPEAQAAKDLEAFAQPLSMKTLGDMSYAEIGKQLSALADAYDVKLPRELVLIGKQFLYVERYMKLLAPRWQMMSDPQFSGYFANFMVEVSRDHREDLDSTDKEIEV; encoded by the coding sequence ATGAGTTCGACCAATCATCATCGGGAGGTCGTCAAGCTCGACCGCGTCCCGCTGCCGTTCGAGGCGGCCCGGGTCGGCACCACGGGCTGGCAGCTCACTCGCACCGCCGCGCGCGTGGCCAAGCGGCTGCCCGGGCGTGGGAGCCTGCAGACCAAGGTCATCAAGGAAATCCCCCAGGCCTTCGCCGACCTCGGACCGACCTACGTGAAGTTCGGTCAGATCATCGCCTCCAGTCCCGGCGCTTTCGGGGAACCGCTGTCGCGGGAGTTCCGCACCTTGCTGGACTCCGTCCCGCCGGCGGACCCCGAGCAAGTGCAGAAACTGTTCCGGGAGGAACTCGGCGACGAGCCGCGCAAGCTGTTCAAGCACTTCGAGGAGCGGCCGTTCGCCTCGGCGTCCATCGCCCAGGTGCACTTCGCGACCCTGCACAGCGGTGAGGATGTGGTGGTCAAGATCCAACGCCCGGGCATCCGCCGCCGGGTGGCCGCCGACCTGCAGATCCTCAAGCGCTTCGCCCAGGTCGTCGAGTTCGCCAAGATGGGCCGGCGGCTGTCCGCGCAGGACGTCGTCGCCGACTTCTCCGACAATCTCGCCGAGGAGCTCGACTTCCGCATCGAGGCCCAGTCCATGGAGGCCTGGGTCAGCCACCTGCACTCCTCCCCGCTGGGCAAGAACATCAAGGTGCCCGACGTGCACTGGGACTTCACCACCCAGCGCGTGTTGACGATGGAGCGGGTGCACGGCGTCCGCATCGACGACGTAGCGGCGATTCGCAAGCAGAACTTCGACGGCACCGAACTGGTCAAGGCGCTGCTGTTCTCGACCTTCGAGGGCGGCCTGCGGCACGGCCTGTTCCACGGCGACCTGCACGCGGGCAACCTGCTGGTCGACGACCAGGGCCGGATCGTATTCCTGGACTTCGGCATCATGGGCCGGATCGACCCGCGCACCCGCTGGCTGCTGCGCGAGCTGATCTACGCGCTGTTGGTCAAGAAGGACCACGCCGCGGCGGGCAAGATCGTGGTGCTGCTCGGCGCCGTCGGCACGGTCAAGCCCGAAGCCCAGGCCGCCAAGGACCTGGAGGCCTTCGCCCAACCACTGAGCATGAAGACCCTCGGCGACATGTCCTACGCCGAGATCGGCAAGCAGCTGTCCGCGCTGGCCGACGCCTACGACGTCAAGCTGCCCCGCGAACTGGTGCTGATCGGCAAGCAGTTCCTCTACGTAGAGCGCTACATGAAGTTGTTGGCACCGCGCTGGCAGATGATGAGCGACCCGCAGTTCTCCGGGTACTTCGCCAACTTCATGGTCGAGGTCAGCCGCGACCACCGCGAGGACCTGGACTCCACCGACAAGGAGATCGAGGTCTAG
- a CDS encoding alpha/beta fold hydrolase — MGDPADPAVLLIMGLGAQLLLWPNDFCRRLVDRGLRVIRFDNRDVGLSSKLHGLRVEGSQYPNMVRSVLGRPSPAVYTLEDMADDAAAVLDHLDIERAHIVGASMGGMIAQVVAARHAERTRSLGVIFSSNNQAALPPPDPRALFAVIKGPPVDAPREVILDNAVRVSRVIGSPAYRAPEAKIRADAAAGYDRSYYPVGVARQFGAITGSGSLRHYDHRISAPTVVIHGLADRLMRPAGGRAVANNIAGARLVLFPGMGHDLPEPLWGPIVDQLDLTFSSATR; from the coding sequence ATGGGCGACCCGGCCGACCCCGCGGTGCTGCTGATCATGGGCCTGGGCGCGCAACTTCTGTTGTGGCCCAACGACTTCTGCCGCCGACTCGTCGACCGCGGACTGCGGGTGATCCGATTCGACAACCGCGACGTCGGGTTGTCGAGCAAGCTGCACGGGCTGCGGGTCGAGGGTTCGCAGTATCCGAACATGGTCCGCTCGGTGCTGGGCCGCCCCAGCCCGGCGGTCTACACCCTGGAGGACATGGCCGACGACGCCGCCGCGGTGCTCGACCACCTCGACATCGAGCGCGCCCACATCGTCGGCGCGTCGATGGGCGGGATGATCGCTCAGGTGGTCGCGGCCCGCCACGCCGAGCGAACCCGGTCCCTGGGCGTCATCTTCTCCAGCAACAACCAGGCCGCGTTGCCACCACCGGACCCGCGCGCACTGTTCGCGGTCATCAAGGGCCCGCCGGTCGACGCCCCACGCGAGGTCATCCTCGACAACGCGGTGCGGGTCAGCCGGGTGATCGGCAGCCCCGCCTACCGTGCGCCGGAGGCCAAGATCCGCGCCGACGCCGCGGCCGGCTATGACCGCAGTTACTACCCGGTCGGGGTGGCGCGGCAGTTCGGCGCGATCACCGGCAGCGGCAGCCTGCGCCACTACGACCATCGGATCAGTGCCCCCACGGTGGTGATCCACGGTCTCGCCGACCGGCTGATGCGCCCCGCCGGCGGCCGCGCCGTCGCCAACAACATCGCCGGGGCCCGCCTGGTGCTGTTCCCCGGCATGGGCCACGATCTGCCCGAGCCGCTGTGGGGCCCCATCGTCGACCAGCTTGACCTCACGTTTTCCTCCGCCACCCGCTGA
- a CDS encoding cyclopropane mycolic acid synthase family methyltransferase, which translates to MPKALEPHFDDVQAHYDLSDEFFQLFLDPSRTYSCAYFEREDMTLEEAQLAKIDLALGKLGLEPGMTLLDVGCGWGSTMMRAVQRHDVNVVGLTLSRNQRDYVAERLAADPSPRSKQVLLQGWEQFHEPVDRVVSIGAFEHFGPDRYDAFFQQMYKALPSGGVLLLHTITATTAKDAAANGVPLTFELARFVKFILTEIFPGGRLPSTQLVTDHAVAGGFDVQRVQSLRPHYARTLDLWAQALEAHRDEAVTLQSEEVYDRYMRYLTGCAKLFRNRTTDVCQFTLKKI; encoded by the coding sequence ATGCCCAAGGCGCTCGAGCCGCACTTCGATGACGTCCAAGCCCACTACGACCTGTCCGACGAGTTCTTCCAGCTCTTTCTCGACCCGTCGCGGACCTACAGCTGCGCGTATTTCGAACGCGAGGACATGACCCTCGAGGAGGCGCAGCTCGCCAAGATCGACCTGGCGCTGGGGAAGTTGGGCCTCGAACCCGGGATGACGCTGCTCGACGTGGGTTGTGGCTGGGGTTCGACGATGATGCGCGCGGTGCAGCGCCATGACGTCAACGTGGTCGGCCTGACGCTGAGCCGCAATCAGCGCGATTACGTCGCCGAGCGGCTCGCCGCCGACCCGAGTCCGCGTTCCAAGCAGGTCCTGCTGCAGGGGTGGGAGCAGTTCCACGAGCCCGTCGACCGGGTGGTGTCCATCGGGGCGTTCGAGCACTTCGGCCCCGACCGCTATGACGCCTTCTTCCAGCAGATGTACAAGGCGCTGCCGTCGGGCGGCGTGCTGCTGCTGCACACCATCACCGCGACGACCGCCAAGGATGCGGCGGCCAACGGGGTACCGCTGACCTTCGAGTTGGCCCGGTTCGTCAAGTTCATCCTGACCGAGATTTTCCCGGGCGGGCGCCTGCCGTCCACCCAGCTGGTGACCGACCACGCGGTGGCCGGAGGTTTCGATGTTCAGCGGGTGCAGTCGTTGCGGCCGCATTACGCCCGTACTCTGGATCTGTGGGCGCAAGCACTGGAGGCACATCGCGACGAGGCGGTCACACTCCAGTCGGAAGAGGTCTACGACCGTTATATGAGGTACTTGACGGGGTGCGCCAAGTTGTTCCGCAACCGCACGACCGACGTCTGCCAGTTCACCCTCAAGAAAATTTAG
- a CDS encoding cyclopropane mycolic acid synthase family methyltransferase, protein MSNLKPKYEELQSIYDISNEFYELFLGPTMGYTCGYFEREDMTGDEAQLAKFDLALGKLGLEPGMTLLDIGCGWGACMQRAVEKYDVNVIGLTLSAEQRKYAIDKLAKVPTERNIEVRLQGWEEFEDKVDRIVSIGAFEHFGFERYDDFFATTFDALPDDGVMLLHCITGFDMRRAKELGLPMTFELARFAKFIMTEIFPGGRLPSVEKVQEHALPAGFKLTQLQEIGPHYVRTLQIWAEQLEAHREEAIRIQSQEVYDRYDKYLNGCVNLFRVGHTSVHQFTLQK, encoded by the coding sequence ATGAGCAATCTGAAGCCGAAGTACGAAGAACTCCAGTCCATTTACGATATTTCGAACGAATTCTACGAACTGTTCCTCGGCCCCACCATGGGTTATACCTGCGGTTATTTCGAACGCGAGGATATGACCGGCGACGAAGCGCAATTGGCGAAGTTCGACCTTGCCCTGGGCAAGCTGGGCTTGGAGCCGGGCATGACGCTGCTCGACATCGGGTGCGGGTGGGGTGCCTGCATGCAGCGTGCCGTCGAGAAGTACGACGTCAACGTGATCGGTTTGACGCTGTCCGCCGAGCAGCGCAAGTACGCCATCGACAAGCTGGCGAAGGTGCCGACCGAGCGCAACATCGAGGTGCGGCTGCAGGGCTGGGAAGAGTTCGAGGACAAGGTCGACCGGATCGTCTCGATCGGCGCGTTCGAGCACTTCGGCTTCGAACGCTATGACGATTTCTTCGCGACCACCTTCGACGCGCTCCCCGACGACGGCGTGATGCTGCTGCATTGCATCACCGGTTTCGACATGCGCAGGGCCAAGGAGCTGGGCCTGCCGATGACCTTCGAGCTGGCCCGGTTCGCGAAGTTCATCATGACCGAGATCTTCCCCGGCGGTCGGCTGCCCTCGGTGGAGAAGGTCCAGGAGCACGCCCTGCCCGCCGGGTTCAAGCTCACGCAGTTGCAGGAGATCGGCCCGCACTATGTGCGCACCCTGCAGATCTGGGCGGAGCAGCTCGAGGCGCACCGCGAAGAGGCGATCCGGATCCAGTCCCAAGAGGTCTACGACCGCTACGACAAGTACCTCAATGGCTGCGTGAACCTGTTCCGGGTCGGCCACACCAGCGTGCACCAGTTCACCTTGCAGAAGTGA
- a CDS encoding M15 family metallopeptidase — protein sequence MARIRYALVVGALLMTATPTTATADPVGSAGQDGLVDVRDVVPDALIDLRYATPDNFLGVRMYPVGARCLVHESLAPGLAAAAESLRAHGNRLVFWDCYRPHAVQVRMFEAVPDPSWVARPGNFARSHTAGRSVDVTLSDDTVRLLDMGTDFDEFSSRATAFATDGVSWAAQANRARLREAMAAGGFAVYAGEWWHFDGPGAQLQRPIIDVPLI from the coding sequence ATGGCCCGCATCCGGTATGCCCTCGTGGTGGGAGCACTGCTGATGACGGCAACCCCGACAACCGCGACGGCCGATCCGGTCGGGTCGGCGGGGCAGGACGGGCTCGTCGACGTGCGCGACGTGGTGCCCGATGCCCTCATCGATCTGCGCTACGCCACCCCCGACAACTTCCTGGGCGTGCGAATGTATCCCGTCGGCGCCCGCTGCCTGGTGCACGAGTCGTTGGCCCCGGGGCTGGCGGCCGCGGCGGAAAGTCTTCGCGCGCACGGCAACCGGTTGGTGTTCTGGGACTGCTACCGGCCGCACGCGGTGCAGGTTCGGATGTTCGAGGCGGTGCCCGATCCCAGCTGGGTGGCACGTCCCGGCAACTTCGCCCGCAGTCACACCGCCGGTCGCTCGGTGGACGTCACGTTGTCCGACGACACCGTAAGACTGCTCGACATGGGTACCGATTTCGATGAGTTCTCATCCCGGGCAACGGCTTTCGCCACCGACGGGGTGAGCTGGGCCGCGCAGGCCAACCGCGCGCGGCTGCGGGAGGCGATGGCCGCCGGCGGGTTTGCCGTCTACGCCGGTGAGTGGTGGCACTTCGACGGGCCGGGCGCGCAGTTGCAGCGCCCGATCATCGACGTGCCGCTGATCTGA
- the rplA gene encoding 50S ribosomal protein L1, producing the protein MSKNSKAYREAAEKVDRDKLYTPLEAAKLAKETSSKKQDATVEVAIRLGVDPRKADQMVRGTVNLPNGTGKTARVVVFAVGEKAEAALAAGADAVGSEDLIEKIQGGWLDFDAAIATPDQMAKVGRIARVLGPRGLMPNPKTGTVTPDVAKAVSDIKGGKINFRVDKQANLHFVIGKASFDETKLVENYGAALEEILRAKPSSSKGRYLKKIVVSTTTGPGIPVDPSITRNFAEA; encoded by the coding sequence ATGAGCAAGAACAGCAAGGCCTACCGCGAAGCCGCCGAGAAGGTGGACCGCGACAAGCTCTACACCCCGCTCGAGGCCGCCAAGCTGGCCAAGGAGACATCGTCGAAGAAGCAGGACGCCACCGTCGAGGTCGCGATCCGGCTCGGCGTCGACCCCCGTAAGGCCGATCAGATGGTGCGCGGCACCGTCAACCTGCCCAATGGCACCGGCAAGACCGCCCGCGTCGTGGTGTTCGCGGTCGGCGAGAAGGCCGAGGCCGCACTGGCCGCCGGCGCCGATGCCGTGGGCAGCGAGGACCTGATCGAGAAGATCCAGGGCGGCTGGCTCGATTTCGACGCCGCGATCGCGACGCCCGATCAGATGGCCAAGGTGGGCCGGATCGCCCGCGTGCTGGGTCCCCGCGGCCTGATGCCGAACCCCAAGACCGGCACCGTGACCCCGGATGTCGCCAAGGCCGTGTCCGACATCAAGGGCGGCAAGATCAACTTCCGCGTCGACAAGCAGGCCAACCTGCACTTCGTCATCGGCAAGGCCTCGTTCGACGAGACCAAGCTGGTCGAGAACTACGGCGCCGCGCTCGAGGAGATCCTGCGGGCCAAGCCGTCCTCGTCGAAGGGCCGCTACCTGAAGAAGATCGTCGTCTCGACGACCACGGGCCCGGGCATCCCCGTCGACCCGAGCATCACCCGCAACTTCGCCGAGGCGTAA
- the rplK gene encoding 50S ribosomal protein L11, with translation MAPKKKVVGLIKLQIQAGQANPAPPVGPALGQHGVNIMEFCKAYNAATESQRGNVVPVEISVYEDRSFTFILKTPPAAKLLLKAAGVQKGSGSPHTDKVAKVSWDQVREIAETKKDDLNANDIDAAAKIIAGTARSMGITVE, from the coding sequence ATGGCCCCGAAGAAAAAGGTCGTCGGGCTGATCAAGTTGCAGATCCAGGCCGGGCAGGCCAACCCCGCCCCGCCGGTCGGTCCCGCGCTCGGCCAGCACGGCGTCAACATCATGGAGTTCTGCAAGGCGTACAACGCCGCTACGGAGTCGCAGCGCGGCAACGTCGTCCCCGTGGAGATCAGTGTCTACGAGGACCGCAGCTTCACCTTCATCCTGAAGACCCCGCCCGCCGCCAAGCTGCTGCTCAAGGCCGCCGGCGTGCAGAAGGGTTCCGGTTCGCCGCACACCGACAAGGTCGCCAAGGTCAGCTGGGACCAGGTCCGCGAGATCGCCGAGACCAAGAAGGACGACCTCAACGCCAACGACATCGACGCCGCGGCCAAGATCATCGCCGGGACCGCCCGGTCGATGGGCATCACAGTCGAGTAG